The following are encoded in a window of Etheostoma cragini isolate CJK2018 chromosome 7, CSU_Ecrag_1.0, whole genome shotgun sequence genomic DNA:
- the ncoa6 gene encoding nuclear receptor coactivator 6 isoform X9: MAHRRTPPPLSQRTEYLEPDNDSDRDSGVGEDDDSHGGAATEEEKDNTHDGTEENCEEGEDFTVFVAFQGNMEDEDFIQKLDTILSGIPNMLDMGSERLQPQHVEPWNSVRVTFNIPRDAAERLRLLAQNNQQQLRDLGILSVQIEGEGSINVAVGPNRVQEVRVNGPIGAPGQMRMDVGFPGQPGPGVRMANPTMVPTGPGMAGQAMVPGSSGQMHPRVPRPSSQTGSDVMDPMMPGMSVQQQLHHQQAGPHVSGPMPPQAAHHMQALQGGRPLNPAALQQLQQQQHHQQQQAQQQAQQQAQQQAQQQAQLSQLGPRPPFNPSGQMAVPPGWNQLPSGVLQSPAAQGGPAWRKPPPQAQMVQRPPSLATVQTPSHPPPPYPFGSQQAGQVFNAMGQGQLQQQQQTGVGQFAAPQPKGPQAGPGGVAGPPRAPPPLPTTSGPQGNLTAKSPGSSSSPFQQGSPGTPPMMAQRPTTPQGFPQGVGSPGRVALGQQGNMQQGFMGMPQHGQPGAQVHPGMQKRPMGFPNPNFVQGQVSASTAGTPGGGASQQLQSSQAMTHTGAPPSVSTPNSMQGPPHAQPNVMGVQSSMAGLPPGTTTGPIMGQQQPGLQTQMMGLQHQVQPVSSSPSQKVQGQGGGQTVLSRPLSQGQRGGMTPPKQMMPQQGQGVMHGQGQMVGGQGHQAMLLQQQQQQQQQQQQQQQQQQQQQQQQQMQHMQQQQIQQQQMQQQQQIQQQMQQQQMQQQQQLQQQQMQQQQQMQQMQQMQGLQNAQGQQGMTGPQTSGQGQPQMHPHQLQQQQTQQPHLQQQQQQQQMMMMLKMQQEQAKNRMSIPPGGQLTPRSMGNPPEVQRLPVSQQGNMPVMISLQGHGGVPLSPDKARGLPLMVNPQLAGAVRRMSHPDAGPQGTGTEEAIAGSHPKQDRPGGPEIGLQPGNGTQQMMANQCSNAHMMKQGPGPSPMPQHTGASPQQQLPSQPQQAGPMPGLHFPNVPTTSQSSRPKTPNRASPRPYHHPLTPTNRPPSTEPSEINLSPERLNASIAGLFPPKINIPLPPRQPNLNRGFDQQGLNPTTLKAIGQAPPSLTLPGNNNNGTVGGNNTNSQQPFSTGTGVGGTGTKQDRQTGGQGKRASPSNSRRSSPASSRKSATPSPGRQKGTKMAITCPPPQQQQQQLVNPQGQTMMLSPTSVPPSPVSMPSQVSGAMETPQTQSPFHGMQGNPAEGARESQGMTAEQRQMPQPQSLRELSAPRMASSRFPMPQQPKPDLELQAGTVERHPASMQDSEVSPTLRSAPTSLNQLLDNSGIPNMPLRPIQSNTVRDVMGKDSPKSALDPERPLHSNFQDTDMSAAVTSTATVNESEVKPKPAVKIPTSSPNLQPVSISNSQSSPNKISNTTPSLSQNPISSLGVNPSPNINPTPTLCPTPSTNTNATTSVIPNPVTSGQSSPSLTVSTNLNSSSALNSASSALKPSSSPKSVTSGNSVIQIPASSSTISPSQITVFVTSNPITSAPTPQAPTSMVSTMVAVPNKNIRPQDIQQQAPAPRPPQFITTTPVFINPIFQVPGSSVAPNTTMVSQSVTMVGPIQVSTTNLQLSSAPSPTQSSLANMTSTQPTRSAVGQVQIATSVSSSVPVGTPPVLKQINSGAPFKTENVGEGGFAQKPIPPVRQPSPHPSPSTTSPFQPPLASPPLCSSPVAANTIRKSPMSPSPTAQLKSKPGQAASAISGTADSQQSLVERSAPGPTGAVPPQSIHPPASPAIQIETLAPQTTTTAAVPNTPPAVSSPIPVPGQVAVQVVTQAPVPAPASISSQAVTSQAPVVTVVGATTCVSSTTLSTVAPVQSPVPSIVAGSGPTLKVAPTTSSPVANPSRVSPAQPDPPTIEPPMPPAAVSAEITQTMPAPIQQDVPPAQEPVASEKMGEEVLTGSEQGWAKKRKTPINLVPRAAVEKPKGPSRRSSRAEKEVEEEPVADSGIRKRSARPGTSAAVKEAGASPTQAKRRKSK, encoded by the exons ATGGCGCATCGACGCACCCCACCTCCGCTGTCCCAGAGGACTGAGTACCTGGAACCTGATAACGATTCCGACAGGGACTCTGGTGTTGGGGAGGATGATGACAGCCATGGAGGCGCAgcaacagaggaggagaaagataaCACGCATGATGGCACGGAAGAAAACTGCGAGGAGGGAGaagattttacagtttttgttgcctttcaAGGGAATATGGAGGACGAGGACTTCATTCAAAAACTTGACACTATCCTCAGTGGGATACCAAACATGCTGGATATGG GCTCGGAGAGGCTACAGCCACAACATGTGGAGCCGTGGAACAGTGTGCGTGTTACCTTTAACATTCCTCGGGATGCTGCTGAGCGACTCAGACTGTTGGCCCAGAACAaccagcagcagctcagagacCTGGGGATTCTCTCCGTGCAAATAGAAG GGGAAGGGTCCATCAATGTGGCTGTGGGACCAAATAGAGTGCAAGAAGTCAGAGTGAATGGACCAATTGGAGCACCTGGCCAGATGAGAATGGATGTTGGCTTTCCAGGACAGCCTGGTCCAG GGGTTAGGATGGCTAATCCAACAATGGTTCCCACTGGGCCTGGTATGGCAGGTCAGGCTATGGTACCAGGCAGCAGTGGACAGATGCATCCTCGTGTTCCCAGACCATCTTCACAGACAGGTTCAG ATGTTATGGATCCAATGATGCCAGGCATGTCAGTTCAGCAGCAACTTCATCACCAACAGGCTGGTCCCCATGTCTCAGGCCCAATGCCTCCTCAGGCTGCCCATCACATGCAGGCCCTGCAGGGTGGGAGACCACTCAACCCTGCAGCACTGCAGcagcttcaacaacaacaacatcaccaACAGCAGCAGGCCCAGCAGCAGGCCCAGCAGCAGGCCCAGCAACAGGCCCAGCAGCAGGCTCAGCTCTCCCAGCTTGGACCTAGACCTCCATTCAACCCATCGGGCCAGATGGCTGTGCCTCCTGGCTGGAACCAGTTGCCCTCTGGGGTCCTCCAGTCACCAGCTGCCCAAGGAGGCCCTGCCTGGAGAAAGCCCCCACCCCAAGCCCAAATGGTTCAACGTCCACCCTCCCTTGCTACAGTTCAGACTCCCagccaccccccacccccttacCCATTTGGCAGCCAGCAAGCTGGGCAGGTATTCAATGCCATGGGACAGggacaactacaacaacaacagcagacaGGAGTTGGTCAGTTTGCCGCTCCCCAGCCTAAAGGCCCACAGGCTGGCCCTGGTGGTGTTGCAGGACCACCCAGAGCCCCTCCACCACTTCCAACAACTTCTGGACCGCAGGGCAACCTCACTGCCAAGTCCCCTGGTTCCTCCTCGTCTCCTTTTCAGCAGGGTTCACCTGGGACTCCTCCCATGATGGCTCAGAGACCTACAACTCCACAGGGTTTTCCCCAGGGCGTTGGATCACCAGGAAGAGTAGCCCTTGGCCAACAGGGTAACATGCAACAAGGATTCATGGGAATGCCCCAGCATGGACAGCCTGGTGCCCAAGTTCACCCAG GTATGCAAAAGCGTCCCATGGGCTTTCCAAACCCAAACTTTGTCCAAGGTCAGGTGAGTGCCAGCACTGCAGGAACCCCTGGTGGAGGAGCCAGTCAGCAGCTACAGAGCAGCCAAGCAATGACTCACACAG GAGCTCCACCTTCAGTCTCCACTCCAAACTCAATGCAGGGTCCACCTCATGCCCAACCCAATGTTATGGGTGTACAAAGTAGCATGGCAGGACTGCCCCCTGGTACAACCACTGGGCCTATTATGGGCCAGCAACAGCCTGGCCTCCAGACCCAGATGATGGGCCTCCAGCATCAGGTCCAGCCCGTGTCTTCCTCCCCCAGCCAGAAGGTTCAAGGCCAGGGTGGAGGTCAGACTGTCCTTTCAAGGCCCCTCAGTCAAGGGCAGAGAGGAGGGATGACCCCACCCAAGCAAATGATGCCTCAGCAAGGCCAGGGGGTGATGCATGGGCAGGGTCAGATGGTTGGAGGCCAAGGGCACCAGGCCATGCtcctacagcagcagcagcaa cagcaacaacaacaacaacaacaacaacaacaacagcaacagcagcagcaacaacaacaaatgcagcacatgcaacagcagcagatacagcaacaacaaatgcagcagcagcaacaaatacaacaacaaatgcaacagcaacaaatgcaacagcagcaacaattacaacaacagcagatgcagcaacaacagcagatGCAACAGATGCAGCAGATGCAGGGTCTCCAGAATGCTCAAGGGCAACAGGGGATGACGGGGCCGCAGACTTCGGGTCAAGGCCAGCCCCAGATGCACCCTCATcagctacagcagcagcaaactCAACAACCACACTTGCAACAGCAG caacaacaa cagcagatgatgatgatgctgaagATGCAGCAGGAACAGGCAAAGAATCGCATGTCCATCCCCCCGGGAGGGCAGCTCACTCCTAGGAGCATGGGCAATCCACCTGAGGTGCAGAGGCTCCCTGTATCACAACAAGGCAACATGCCTGTCATGATCAGCCTTCAAGGACACGGGGGGGTACCGCTGTCACCTGACAAAGCCAGAGGGTTGCCCCTGATGGTGAACCCACAG CTTGCAGGCGCTGTGCGAAGAATGTCCCATCCTGATGCAGGTCCTCAAGGCACTGGAACTGAAGAGGCTATTGCAGGGTCCCACCCGAAGCAGGACAGGCCTGGTGGCCCTGAAATTGGGTTGCAGCCTGGAAATGGAACCCAACAGATGATGGCCAATCAGTGCTCCAACGCTCACATGATGAAGCAAGGCCCTGGTCCATCACCAATGCCCCAACATACTGGAGCCAGTCCCCAGCAACAATTACCAAGTCAGCCTCAGCAAGCAGGCCCCATGCCTGGCCTTCATTTCCCCAATGTCCCCACAACTTCACAGAGCTCCAGGCCAAAAACCCCCAACAGAGCCAGCCCCAGACCCTACCACCATCCTCTCACCCCAACTAATCGTCCACCCAGTACTGAGCCCTCCGAAATCAACCTTTCACCTGAGAGGCTAAATGCCTCGATTGCAGGGCTTTTTCCTCCCAAAATCAACATTCCTCTGCCTCCCAGGCAGCCTAACCTAAACAGGGGATTTGATCAGCAAGGTCTTAACCCAACAACTCTGAAAGCAATTGGACAGGCGCCTCCTAGCTTAACTTTACCAgggaacaacaacaatggcaCTGTGGGTGGAAATAACACTAACAGTCAGCAGCCTTTCTCTACTGGCACTGGAGTAGGAGGCACTGGCACTAAACAGGACAGGCAGACTGGAGGGCAGGGTAAGAGGGCAAGTCCTAGTAATAGCCGGAGGTCAAGTCCAGCCTCTAGCCGGAAGTCAGCCACCCCAAGTCCAGGGAGACAAAAGGGGACAAAGATGGCCATCACCTGCCCTCctccccagcagcagcagcagcagttggtCAACCCTCAAGGGCAAACCATGATGCTAAGCCCTACCTCAGTACCCCCAAGTCCAGTATCTATGCCTTCACAAGTGAGCGGGGCTATGGAGACACCGCAGACTCAGAGCCCCTTTCATGGGATGCAAGGTAACCCTGCTGAGGGAGCCAGGGAAAGTCAGGGAATGACAGCAGAGCAGCGACAGATGCCCCAGCCACAGTCTTTAAGGGAGTTATCAGCTCCCAGAATGGCAAGTTCTCGTTTCCCCATGCCTCAGCAGCCTAAACCTGACTTAGAACTGCAGGCTGGTACAGTTGAGAGGCACCCAGCATCTATGCAGGACTCCGAGGTCTCACCTACTCTCAGGTCAGCTCCAACCTCCCTCAACCAGTTACTGGATAACTCTGGTATACCAAACATGCCTCTTCGGCCCATACAAAGTAATACTGTTAGGGATGTTATGGGGAAGGACAGCCCAAAGTCTGCTTTGGACCCTGAGAGACCACTCCACAGTAATTTCCAGGATACAGACATGTCAGCTGCTGTCACTTCCACTGCCACTGTAAATGAGTCGGAAGTTAAACCCAAACCTGCTGTAAAAATCCCTACCAGCAGTCCTAATTTGCAGCCTGTGTCAATTTCCAACTCACAGTCTAGCCCTAACAAGATCTCTAATACTACCCCCAGCCTTAGCCAAAACCCCATCTCCAGCCTTGGTGTCAATCCCAGTCCAAATATAAACCCAACACCCACCCTCTGCCCCACTCCTAGTACTAACACTAATGCCACCACAAGTGTAATCCCCAACCCAGTCACTTCCGGTCAGAGCAGTCCTTCCCTGACTGTAAGTACCAATTTGAACTCCAGCTCTGCTTTAAACTCAGCCAGCTCAGCTCTAAAACCAAGCTCTAGTCCTAAATCTGTGACAAGTGGTAACTCAGTCATACAGATCCCTGCCTCTTCTAGCACAATTTCCCCCAGCCAGATAACTGTGTTTGTCACCTCTAACCCCATCACCTCTGCCCCCACTCCCCAGGCACCCACATCTATGGTCTCCACCATGGTGGCTGTGCCTAACAAGAACATTAGACCTCAGGATATCCAGCAGCAGGCCCCTGCCCCCCGACCTCCTCAGTTTATCACCACCACCCCTGTATTTATTAACCCAATTTTCCAGGTCCCAGGTTCATCTGTGGCTCCCAATACCACCATGGTATCACAGTCAGTCACCATGGTGGGGCCTATCCAAGTGTCCACTACAAACCTCCAACTTTCTTCTGCCCCAAGCCCCACCCAGTCCTCATTGGCTAACATGACCAGCACTCAGCCCACCAGAAGTGCTGTTGGACAGGTCCAGATTGCCACTAGTGTGTCCTCATCAGTCCCAGTTGGTACTCCCCCAGTTCTTAAGCAAATTAACTCAGGGGCCCCCTTTAAAACCGAAAATGTAGGTGAGGGAGGGTTTGCTCAGAAACCTATTCCTCCAGTCCGGCAGCCATCTCCCCATCCAAGCCCTTCAACAACATCTCCCTTTCAGCCACCCCtggcttctcctcctctctgctctagTCCTGTGGCAGCTAACACTATTCGAAAGAGCCCCATGTCACCATCTCCCACTGCCCAGCTGAAGAGTAAACCTGGACAGGCTGCTTCAGCTATTTCTGGTACAGCTGATTCCCAGCAGAGTCTTGTAGAAAGGTCTGCGCCAGGGCCCACTGGGGCGGTGCCACCACAGAGCATTCATCCTCCTGCTAGTCCTGCCATTCAGATTGAGACATTAGCTCCTCAAACTACTACTACGGCAGCTGTTCCAAACACTCCACCTGCTGTCTCCTCTCCAATCCCAGTTCCTGGCCAAGTGGCTGTTCAGGTTGTCACCCAGGCTCCAGTGCCTGCACCAGCCTCTATCTCAAGCCAGGCTGTAACTTCTCAAGCTCCTGTTGTCACTGTAGTTGGTGCTACCACATGTGTCTCTTCTACTACCCTCTCTACGGTTGCTCCTGTACAAAGTCCTGTACCGTCCATTGTTGCTGGATCTGGACCTACTCTGAAGGTTGCCCCTACCACATCCTCCCCAGTTGCTAACCCCAGCAGAGTTTCACCAGCTCAGCCTGACCCTCCAACCATTGAGCCCCCCATGCCGCCAGCTGCTGTATCTGCTGAAATTACTCAGACCATGCCAG CACCTATTCAACAAGATGTCCCACCGGCCCAGGAACCTGTTGCCAGTGAGAAGATGG GTGAAGAGGTCTTGACAGGTTCTGAGCAGGG ATgggcaaagaaaagaaagacgcCCATCAACTTAGTCCCAAG GGCTGCTGTGGAGAAGCCCAAGGGACCGAGCAGACGCAGCTCCCGGGCagagaaggaggtggaggaagagcCAGTAGCAGACAGTGGCATTAGGAAGAGATCAGCCAGGCCTGGCACCAGTGCTGCTGTAAAAG AAGCTGGAGCAAGCCCCACCCAGGCCAAACGAAGGAAGTCTAAATAG